One segment of Rubripirellula amarantea DNA contains the following:
- a CDS encoding DUF2254 domain-containing protein, which yields MRAYLQQLTYRIKGSYWFIPSLMVIGAILLSQFTIWIDRDFGNDWLKDFWFVSMNQPDGARALLATVAGSMITVAGVTFSLTILAVSHATSHFGPRLLDNFMRDRGNQVTLGTFVATFLYCLLVLRVVRGGGESNDLGVELGAFVPQLSLLVGLVLTIASVAELIYFIHHVPDSIHISTVLQRLAVDMDAKFDELYPETLGDPLDPDQRDQDRSLNFSHTVESAHSGYLQGIDDTELLEFAKANDCVLRLLRRPGDFLRLGERIVEVTPVDDWSDDHVKQIQHGFTIGFSRTPTQDAFFTLNEFVEVATRALSPGVNDPFTAMQCIDWLSDGLVKLSRRQLPKLKRVDSEGDIRIIISPVGYIDFVDAMLGQLVPYASRDENVRKYFIDSMERVIAISEAAELNQLIKKQIHRISTVHA from the coding sequence ATGAGAGCCTACCTACAGCAACTGACTTACCGGATAAAAGGCAGCTATTGGTTCATTCCTTCGCTGATGGTTATCGGTGCGATTCTGCTTTCGCAGTTCACGATCTGGATTGACCGCGACTTTGGAAACGATTGGCTGAAAGACTTCTGGTTCGTTTCGATGAATCAACCCGATGGAGCGCGAGCACTGTTGGCCACGGTCGCCGGTTCGATGATCACGGTCGCCGGCGTTACTTTTTCACTCACTATCCTTGCTGTCTCTCACGCGACATCGCATTTCGGACCGCGTTTACTGGACAACTTCATGCGTGATCGCGGCAACCAGGTCACGCTCGGCACCTTCGTGGCAACGTTCCTCTATTGCTTGTTAGTTCTACGGGTGGTGCGTGGTGGAGGCGAATCGAACGATCTGGGCGTTGAACTGGGCGCTTTTGTTCCTCAGTTGTCGTTGCTAGTTGGGTTAGTGTTGACGATTGCTAGTGTCGCAGAACTCATCTATTTCATTCACCATGTTCCAGACAGCATCCACATCAGCACAGTGCTGCAGCGATTGGCTGTCGACATGGATGCGAAGTTTGACGAACTGTATCCCGAGACGCTTGGTGACCCACTTGATCCGGATCAACGGGATCAAGATCGTTCGCTGAACTTCTCGCACACGGTGGAATCTGCTCATAGCGGCTATCTGCAGGGAATAGACGATACCGAGCTGCTGGAATTTGCTAAAGCGAATGACTGTGTATTGCGATTGTTACGTCGTCCAGGCGATTTTCTGAGACTCGGCGAACGTATCGTCGAAGTAACACCGGTGGACGATTGGTCCGACGATCACGTCAAGCAAATCCAGCATGGCTTCACCATTGGGTTTTCTCGGACGCCCACCCAAGATGCTTTTTTCACGCTGAATGAATTTGTTGAGGTAGCAACGAGAGCCCTGTCGCCTGGAGTGAACGATCCATTTACGGCGATGCAGTGTATCGATTGGCTATCCGACGGTCTGGTGAAGCTATCCCGCCGACAGCTCCCCAAACTCAAACGGGTGGATTCGGAAGGCGACATTCGCATCATCATCTCGCCCGTGGGCTACATCGACTTTGTCGATGCGATGCTGGGACAACTAGTGCCTTACGCGAGCCGAGATGAGAACGTGCGAAAGTATTTCATCGACTCGATGGAACGCGTGATTGCGATTTCGGAAGCTGCCGAGTTGAATCAGTTGATCAAGAAACAAATTCATCGCATATCGACCGTGCACGCCTGA
- a CDS encoding RNA polymerase sigma factor, giving the protein MASSKSQTIEDIFHGSSGKVFASLARLLGDLDLAEDAMQEAFASAFIQWPREGIPDNPTAWLISTGRFKAIDLIRRQARLTERASEIAKRLENVRGVNESKNSTAIEDDQLRLIFTCCHPAIASEIQVPLTLREVCRLTTEEIASAFLTTPTTMAQRLVRGKAKIREAGIPIEIPDRDELPERLDGVLVVIYLIFNEGYSASAGQTLIRGDLTTEAIRLCRLVLALCPDAEVMGLLALMLLHESRRNARTDEAGDIVLLDDQDRSLWDQTLIREGRELVAQAFATRHVGPYTLQAAISALHAEAPTADKTDWVQIVGLYDLLSQVSPGPIVKLNRAVAVAMRNGPAAGLFQIDSLLEHGELSNYALAHSARGELLSRIGRFSDARKAFQTAMRLSKQSSEQRFLAKKLSELDSRNS; this is encoded by the coding sequence ATGGCCTCATCGAAATCTCAAACTATCGAAGACATCTTTCACGGCTCGTCGGGAAAGGTGTTCGCGTCACTAGCTCGCTTGCTTGGCGATCTCGACCTAGCGGAAGACGCGATGCAGGAAGCGTTTGCCAGTGCATTTATCCAATGGCCTCGTGAAGGCATCCCTGATAATCCGACGGCTTGGCTTATCTCGACAGGCCGGTTCAAGGCAATTGACCTCATTCGGCGTCAGGCTCGTTTGACTGAGCGAGCCAGCGAGATTGCGAAACGATTAGAAAACGTAAGGGGTGTCAACGAGTCAAAGAACTCCACCGCAATCGAAGATGACCAGCTAAGGTTGATCTTCACTTGTTGTCACCCGGCGATTGCCTCCGAAATTCAGGTACCGTTAACGTTGCGTGAGGTGTGTCGGCTTACTACCGAGGAAATCGCAAGCGCCTTCCTGACCACTCCCACAACGATGGCCCAGCGTTTAGTCAGGGGCAAAGCGAAAATTCGCGAAGCCGGAATTCCGATCGAGATCCCTGACCGAGATGAATTGCCCGAACGTCTCGATGGCGTCTTGGTCGTAATTTACTTGATCTTTAACGAGGGCTATTCTGCTTCCGCTGGTCAAACGCTTATCCGTGGCGATTTAACAACTGAAGCCATTCGGCTGTGTCGACTCGTCCTCGCCCTGTGTCCAGACGCTGAGGTGATGGGGTTACTCGCTCTGATGTTGCTTCACGAGTCGCGGCGAAACGCTCGCACCGACGAAGCTGGTGATATCGTGCTGTTAGACGACCAGGATCGTTCGCTTTGGGACCAGACTTTAATACGCGAAGGTCGCGAGCTCGTGGCGCAAGCGTTTGCGACACGGCATGTCGGTCCCTATACCTTGCAAGCAGCAATTTCAGCATTGCACGCCGAAGCCCCGACTGCCGACAAGACCGACTGGGTACAGATCGTTGGCCTTTATGACCTGCTAAGCCAAGTTTCGCCCGGCCCGATCGTTAAACTCAACCGAGCGGTCGCGGTCGCAATGCGTAATGGACCAGCGGCAGGCCTATTCCAAATTGATTCTCTCTTAGAACATGGCGAATTGTCGAACTATGCTTTGGCTCATTCGGCACGCGGCGAACTGCTTAGTCGCATAGGTCGGTTCAGTGACGCACGGAAGGCTTTTCAGACTGCTATGCGGTTAAGTAAGCAGTCATCGGAGCAACGTTTTCTAGCGAAGAAGCTAAGCGAGCTTGATAGTCGCAATTCCTAG
- the dps gene encoding DNA starvation/stationary phase protection protein Dps — translation MATAIKTQFKRDILKSETNEQVTSLLQENLTNLIDLALLMKQAHWNVVGPNFRSIHLQLDEIIATVRDASDEVAERIVALGIAADGRASTVSEQSDLESYPYDFVDVKSTITRVADATKTTIDGLRSAIEKLGDLDPISEDMLIAISGPLEKHLWMLQAQEV, via the coding sequence ATGGCAACGGCAATCAAGACACAGTTCAAGCGCGACATTCTTAAATCTGAAACTAACGAGCAAGTCACATCTCTTCTTCAAGAAAATTTGACCAACCTGATCGATCTTGCGCTGTTGATGAAGCAGGCCCACTGGAACGTCGTCGGACCGAACTTTCGCAGCATCCACTTGCAACTTGACGAAATCATCGCCACGGTGCGTGATGCAAGTGATGAGGTAGCCGAGCGTATCGTAGCACTGGGGATTGCTGCGGACGGTCGAGCATCCACGGTTAGTGAGCAAAGTGACCTGGAATCGTACCCCTACGATTTTGTCGATGTAAAAAGCACCATTACCCGCGTTGCTGATGCTACAAAGACAACGATTGATGGGCTTCGTTCAGCGATCGAAAAACTCGGCGACCTCGATCCAATCAGCGAAGACATGCTGATCGCAATTTCTGGCCCATTAGAAAAGCATTTGTGGATGCTACAGGCTCAAGAAGTCTAA
- a CDS encoding zinc ribbon domain-containing protein, translated as MTLNNQNKSEASPLNEVPCPHCGVAVDDRAPACPNCGEKIYVEHPGGITPTKHRQIPMNRPPE; from the coding sequence ATGACGCTGAACAATCAAAACAAGTCCGAAGCCAGTCCGCTCAACGAGGTGCCGTGTCCGCATTGCGGTGTGGCCGTCGATGACCGTGCACCAGCCTGCCCGAACTGTGGAGAGAAGATCTATGTGGAACATCCGGGAGGAATTACACCCACGAAGCATCGCCAAATTCCCATGAATCGCCCTCCTGAGTAA
- a CDS encoding SDR family NAD(P)-dependent oxidoreductase encodes MSTTLITGSSSGIGLELAKQFAKDGNDVVLVARSEDKLTELAETIRSSFGVRADVIISDLSKPEAVDRLCERLQDRGLEIETLVNNAGFGALGKFTELSADRQTDMLMVNVVALTRLTRQLLPQMIERGSGGILNVGSIAAYQAGPNMAVYYASKAYVLSFTEGLREEVKGTGVHVTCLEPGPTESGFGDDSGMGRLDMFSKSTMSALDVAKAGYRGYRNNEDIVIPGWQNRLMVTSTSFLPRIVTRKIVARMQGV; translated from the coding sequence ATGAGTACGACATTAATAACAGGAAGTTCGTCGGGAATCGGCCTTGAACTCGCAAAGCAGTTTGCGAAGGACGGCAACGACGTCGTACTTGTGGCTCGAAGCGAGGACAAACTCACCGAGTTAGCTGAAACCATCCGATCTTCGTTTGGTGTTCGCGCTGATGTGATCATTAGCGATCTTTCCAAGCCTGAGGCTGTGGACCGATTGTGCGAACGTCTTCAAGACCGAGGTCTCGAGATAGAGACTTTGGTCAACAACGCTGGATTTGGTGCATTGGGAAAGTTCACCGAGTTATCAGCCGACCGACAAACTGACATGCTGATGGTGAACGTCGTTGCATTGACTAGACTAACCCGCCAACTACTCCCACAAATGATCGAACGCGGTTCGGGAGGAATTCTCAACGTCGGATCCATCGCTGCCTACCAAGCCGGGCCCAACATGGCCGTGTACTACGCCAGTAAGGCGTATGTCCTGTCGTTCACGGAGGGCTTGCGTGAAGAGGTGAAAGGGACCGGAGTGCATGTGACGTGTCTCGAACCCGGACCAACGGAATCGGGTTTCGGCGATGATTCGGGGATGGGCCGGCTCGATATGTTTTCTAAGTCAACGATGTCCGCCTTGGACGTCGCCAAAGCGGGCTATAGGGGATACCGCAACAACGAAGACATCGTCATTCCAGGCTGGCAAAACCGATTAATGGTAACTTCGACTAGCTTCTTGCCGCGGATCGTGACGCGAAAAATCGTCGCGAGAATGCAGGGCGTATAA
- a CDS encoding DUF1328 domain-containing protein, giving the protein MLGWALTFLVIALIAGVLGFGVVAGTAASIAKILFVVFLVLFVIGLIMGRRGPVV; this is encoded by the coding sequence ATGTTAGGCTGGGCTTTGACGTTTCTGGTTATCGCACTCATCGCAGGAGTTCTCGGGTTCGGTGTAGTCGCCGGTACCGCTGCTTCGATTGCAAAGATTTTGTTTGTTGTATTCCTCGTCCTGTTCGTGATCGGTCTGATCATGGGCCGTCGTGGACCAGTGGTCTAA